A window of Bacillus sp. DX3.1 genomic DNA:
CCCCTTAAGCGCGAAGATCAGATACTTTTTGTTCTGTCACTTCTTCTACTTGTTCGTTTACACGTTCAATATTTGCACCTAATGCCGCTAACTTACCATGGAAGTTTACATATCCACGATCAAGATGTTTTAATTCTGTTACACGAGTGTAACCATCTGATACTAAACCAGCTAAAATTAATGCAGCTGCAGCACGTAAATCTGTTGCTGCTACTTCTGCACCTTGTAAGTTGCCTGGTCCATTCATAATAACAGAGCGACCTTCGATTTTGATATCTGCATTCATACGGCGGAATTCTTCAACATGCATAAAACGGTTTTCAAATACCGTTTCTGTAATCATGCTTGTGCCGTCAGCTTTTAATAACAATGCCATCATTTGTGATTGCATATCTGTTGGGAAACCTGGGTGCGGCATTGTTTTAATGTCAACCGCTTTTAGTTTATCTGGACCGATAACGCGTACGCCCTCGTGTTCCTCGATAACTTTAATACCCATTTCTTCCATTTTCGCTGTAATAGAACGTAAATGTTCTGGTACAGCATTTTCAATTAAGATGTCTCCACCTGTAATTGCAGCTGCAACCATAAACGTTCCTGCTTCTACGCGATCAGGAATAATAGAATGATTTGCACCATATAATTTCTCAACGCCCTCAATACGAATCGTGCCAGTTCCAGCTCCGCGTACTTTTGCTCCCATTGCATTTAAGAAATTCGCTAAGTCTACGATTTCTGGTTCTTTCGCTACGTTTTCAATTACTGTTGTCCCTTTTGCTAATACAGCTGCAGACATAATATTTTCTGTTGCCCCTACACTCGGGAAGTCTAAGTAAATTTTTGCGCCTTGTAATTGACCGTCTACATATGCTTCAACAAATCCGTTACCAACTTTTACTTTTGCTCCCATTGCTTCGAAGCCTTTTAAATGTTGGTCAATTGGACGTGAACCAATTGCACAGCCACCAGGAAGTGCAATACGAGCACGACCATTACGTGCTAATAGTGGTCCCATTACAAGAACAGATGCACGCATTTTACGTACATACTCAAATGGAGCTTCAATGTTTAAATCCTTTGAAGCATCAATTGTAACTTGATTGTTTTCAAATACGACTTCAGCATTTAAATGACGTAACACCTCGTTAATTGTGTATACATCAGATAAAACCGGTACTTCAGATAGTACATTCTTTCCGTCACTCGCTAATAGGGCTGCAGCGATTATAGGTAATACAGCATTTTTTGCGCCCTCTACACGCACTGTGCCGTTCAACCGCTTTCCGCCACGGACGATGATCTTTTCCAAATTATTCCCCTCCGTGTCCTTTATTCAATATCTATTCAATACTCAGAAGTTATGATCGGTGTGCCAACCACAATTATATCTTTGTTGTCTATAGAACGTATTGCTATTTGCACATTGATTTTCTCTCTATTTGTTGAAAGAGCGTCATTCCACTTTTTATTGTATGCGGAGACTGACACAAATGCTCTTTCTTCTATCTCTTCGATCGCTCTTGCTGAAAGATCTTTCAAAACCTCATTGGTTTTATTTTGCAAAACACCTTCAATCTTATCATCCAGTACACCTTGAACACAAGTATAAATTGTAGGTTTTGTACTAAAAATTTTATCCATTTTTCGAACGATTTCAGAGTCCCATTTTGACCCACTTATTTCAAAAATAATGAAAGTGTTTTCTTTAGTATTTTCCTTTGTCCACGTTACTACTATTCGTTCTTCATAGGAAGAAAATTTTTTGTATGAGGTTGCTTTATATCCATCGTGGGATTCTTCTAATTCCCAATTTTGAATATTCGCATTTTCTTTCACTTCATTTAGCAGATTTTGAAACGTATGTATGTTAGAAATGGTTTTTGTTTCTCGTGCTAGCCATGACCACCGCTCCATTTGTGCTCCATTTTTTTCAAGAGCTGCAATCATACTCTCCATCTTCTCTTCGTCACTTATGGGCTTTATCTCTTTATATCCCACTAAGAATACGACAATACTTACGATAACAATAAGAATGACTTGTAACTTTCTCACGTTCATCCCCTCCTATCCCCATTGTTAACGGAGATATGAGGTTCTATACGCTTACTTTACTAAATACGTTAAACTCTTTGAATACCCTAAATAATCAAGGAAAAAGTTGCTGACAGATGTCCCGATTGCAATCGTAACAAGAATGAGTAGGATCCTTGTTTGCAGTACTTTTCCCGCTTTCATCAGGCGTTCGATATGGAGGCCTTGCAATGCCCACCACGTAATGGTAATAAACAGTAAATGCGACACAATCGCAATCAGTGCTTGTTGCCCTAAAAGATGCGCCAAAAAAATCGCCCCCTTTTGTTTAGCCTACCACTCAGAATACAAAAACCTCATGAATGGAAGCTTCACTTTATCCGGCCCTAATAGGCAGTATGATCCCCACCTTAAAATTTACAAAAAGTAAAGAAGTTAGGTGGTGAATAACTACCTATAGGAGTCCGGTTGGCAAGAGTTCACCATTAGCGGAGAGATAACATCTCTCCGCTAATGGAAGTTTTACCTTTTCCCATTGCACCAAAATAAAAAGCGTAGAGTTAATCTCTACACTTTTTTATTTTCACTATTGTACCACGTTCCCAGTAAAGAAGAAATCTTTCATTAATGGAAAATATTCATAAAAGAAATTGTAGCCGATTGCTGGTAAAATTCCTAACACCAAAGTTGCAATCGCACAAAAACTAATAACGACTTTCAAGTTGAATGTAAGATTCACTTGTTCTTCCGTATTTCCCTTTCGAAAGAACATTTGCTGCAAAATGCGGAAGTAATATACAAATGAGATAACCGTTGTTCCCATCATGACTGATGCTAATACATAATGTGCCGGCTCTACGAAAAATGCACCTAAGAAAATATTCACCTTTCCGATGAAACCAGCTGTTCCTGGAATCCCCGCCAAAGATAAAATAAAGATGGTCATCATAACGGCGGCAAACGGAGATCGTTTGTACAAACCCGAGAAAATTTCCAAATTTTCTTTTCCACTTTGTAAGATTAATCCGTGAATAACAGCAAAAGCTCCGATGTTCATCAGAAGATAAGCCAACATATAAAACCACATGCTGTCCATCATAAACGGTGATAGTGCTACAAAGGGAACAAGCAAGTAACCAGCATGTGCCACGCCAGAATAGGCAAGCAGACGCTTTACGTTGTGCTGCCTTAGCGCCGCCGTATTACCAATTATCATTGTAATTCCGGCCAGGACTGCGATATAAATGTTCATATTACCAAGCAGTGATTGTGTACTACTATTAACAGGTATGCCGGCAAAAACCATGAGGAACAGCCGGACAATCATAATAAAACCAGCGATTTTGGAGATTGACCCTAGAAATGCGGTGACAGGCGTCCCCGCTCCTTCATATACATCTGGTGCCCACATATGAAACGGTACTGTCGCAATTTTAAAAGACAAACCAACGAACAGAAGCAAGAAGGCCAATGCTAACAGAAGCTGTATGTTTCCATCCACGCCTTGCATAAACAGGCGCTGCATATCCATTATATTTGTCGATCCCGTCATACCGTATAAATAGCTCATTCCAAACAGCGTAATTGCCGTAGAGATTCCGCCGTTAATGACATATTTCATCGCCGCCTCATTGGCAGCACGATTTCCCTTTTGTATACCTACTAAAATGTACGAAGACAACGATAGCAATTCCAAGCCGATAAAGAGTGTAATAAAATCTACGCTAGACGCCATAAACAGCGCCCCGAGAAGAGCTGTTAAAAACAAATAATAGTACTCTCCTTTATCTTGAATTGGCCACCTTTTATCATCGCTCATCGCCATACATAAGACGAGAATTGCTCCAAGTAGTAATAATGTTTTAAAACCTTTTGAAAATCCATCTAGTACGAATGAGCCGTTTAAAATGTCTCCAGCTGGCTCACTATACAGTGAAATTAAAGCTACAAGTGATAATATGATTGCACCAATCGCTCCAATCGCTAAGTAGCGACGATCAAAGCTAGGTTTTAAAAATAAATCAAACAGTGAGAGAAGGATGGCAGCTCCGAAAAGGATAAATTCCGGCGTCATTAAATGCCACGATAAGCTAAGTAGTGTATTCATATCCATCCTATCTACCTCCCAGCATTTTTACGGTGTCTTGCAGCGGCATTCCCAGCATTTCCGGTATAACACCTATCACGATAATACAAGCGAGAAGCAAAACAATCGGAACGTATTCCCAGCCATGCACATCCCGCTTCGGCTCCGAGTTCCCTTTTCCGAATGTAACTTGCAAGGTAGCCCGAAGGACATATACCGCTGTTAAAATAATGCCAAGTGCTCCAATCGCAGCGATGATCGGCTTTGCTTGGAATAATCCAAGGAATGCGAGAAATTCGCTAACAAATCCGGACATGCCCGGAAGGCCGAGCGAAGCCATGCTTCCGGCTAATAGAAAGCCGCTCAGCACTGGTACTTGTTTTGTCAAGCCACCAAGCTTGGTTATGTTAGAAGTCCCAAAGCGCTCCTCAATCATGCCGAGCAAGAAGAACAGTAAAGCGGCAATTAAACCGTGGGACACCACTTGAAATAACGCGCCTTTCATACCCGCTACATTGAGTGCAGCCAATCCCATTAAGACAATTCCCATATGAGAAATACTAGAGTAGGCTAACACTTTTCGGAAATCCGTTTGAACCAGTGCCAAAAACGCACCATACAGCAAGTTGACCACACCTAAAATGGCAAACACCATTGCAAAGTCGTTAAACTGTTCTGGAAATAACCCTTTCCCAAACCTGACAATCCCATATGCCCCAATCTTCAGCAGAACACCTGCATGTAGCATAACTGCCGCAGGATGGGCTTGTACGTGTACATTCACCATCCAGCGATGCAACGGAAATACCGGCAGCTTAATTGCAAATGCAATCATAAGAGCAAGGAATAAACCAAGCTGCAAGGAATCTGAAATAATGCCGGTAGATGTCGTTTCAGCTCCTGTCAAAATCTCTTTTAGCTCTGTAATATTCGTTGTACCCGTTTTCGCAAAGAGAATAGAAAAGGCAATCAGTAAAATAGCGGAACCAATGCCGTTATAGATTAAATAGCTATACGCTGCTTTTTCGCTATTCAATTTCCCCCACTTTCCAATTAGTAAAAACATCGGTGGCAATGTAATTTCAAAGAAAACGAAGAACAAGAGTAAGTTTTCTGCGGCAAAGACACCTAACATACCAATCTCAAGTATTAGTAGCAGCATATAAAATTCTTTTATATGTTTCTGAATCGAAAACGCCTTTATCGCAGCAAGTGTTGCCAAAAGCGCCGTTAAGAACATCATCACAAGTGAAAAACCCTCGATGCCAAGCTCATAGTAAATGGAAAAAAATTCTTTATCCACATCTGGAAAACGCCCAAATTGAATCCATTTTACCTTTTCCGCAAACATCGTTAAGCTCTTTCCGGAAGCATATGTACTGGCTAGAACAATGGCGATGCCAAGCGGAAACAACGTTCCAAATAGGCCGAAACCTCGCGCCGCTCTTACCTCTTTGCTAGGTGTTAACGCGAGCATGAGAATACCAAGAAGCGGTGAAAAAATGAAGAATGATAATAAGAATGCATTCATTGCCAATACCCCCCTGTAAATAACAGAATGACAACTAATGCCGCTAAAGAAACAGCAGTCACTGTTCCATACATTTGTACCTTCCCATTTTGTAATTTGGAGCCACCGCTACTAGTACCTCGTACTATACCGCCAATCAATCGTGCGATTCCTTCAACGATATATGTTTCAAAAAAACGAAGTACAATCGCAATTCCTTTTACGAGCGGGAGTACCACAGTGCTATAGATTTCATCTATATAATATTTCTCCTTCAATATGCTGTACGTCATTGTTTCTTTTCCGCCAGCCCAGTCCTTGGAAATAGAACGTTTTCCATACATGAGGTACGCCAAGAAAATACCTGCTAGTGAAATAAGCGTCGCAACAACCATAATCCAGATAGGACCATGACTTTTCTCGACTTGAAACTGGACATCTTTTGTAAGCCAATCCCCAAGGAATGTTCCGAACCACGGTGTATTGATGTAACCCGCCAACACGGCGAGGACACCGAGGACAATCATCGGAAACGTCATCACGCGCGGGGATTCGTGCACATTCTTTTGCTCTTCAGGAGCCTCTCCTGTAAAGACAAGAAAGTATAAACGGAACATGTAGAACGCTGTAAAGAAAGCCGCGATGATCGCAAGGACGAATAAACCGTAATTGCCGTGCATCCACGCTGCCATCAAAATTTCATCTTTACTAAAGAATCCTGAGAAGAGTGGAACTCCGCTAATGGCCAGCGTACCGATCAAGAAGAGCGTCCCGGTTACTTTCATTTTCTTATGCAATCCGCCCATTTCTTTAATGTTTTGCGTATGCACCGCATGAATGACGCTTCCTGCCGCTAAGAAAAGTAATGCTTTAAAGAAAGCGTGCGTCGTTAAATGAAAGACACCTGCAACGTATCCAGCCGAGCCAAGAGCGAGCATCATATAGCCAAGCTGACTAACTGTGGAATACGCGAGGACTCGTTTAATATCCGTCTGCACAAGCCCAATGGATGCTGCAAAAATCGCGGTAAAGGCGCCAATGACAGCGACGGTTTGCATCGCTACAGCACTTGCGGAGAAAAGTGGGAACATCGTTGCTACTAAATACACCCCAGCCGCTACCATCGTCGCTGCATGAATAAGTGCCGATACAGGCGTCGGTCCTTCCATTGCATCTGGCAACCACGTATGCAGCGGAAACTGACCGGATTTCCCCATCGCACCGACAAAGATTAAAATCGCAGTGAGCGTAATCATTGCAGGTGCTATTTCTCCAGATTGAACTGCCTTAAAGATTGCATCATACTCAAAACTACCAGTTTGCCAAAAGAGTAAGATCATCCCGATAAATAAGCCAACATCTCCAATGCGAGTCATAATAAATGCTTTTTTCGCAGCAGCTTTCGCTTCTTCTTTAAAAAAGTAAAAGCCGATGAGTAAGAACGAACCAAGTCCAACTAGCTCCCAAAATACATACAGCTGCAATAAGTTTGTGGAGATGACAAGCCCCAGCATCGCAAAGGTAAATAACCCTAAGTATGCATAGAAAACAGGAAGCCTTTCCTCATCATGCATATATCCTTTCGAATACACATGTACGAGTAAACTGACAAGTGTAACAATAAAGAGCATTAAGGCATTCAATGCGTTAATCTCAAAACCAAACGAAATATCTACATCACTAAGCTGTAGCCATACCCATTGCTGTTTGACCGTTCCTGATGAGAATCGTTCTATTAATACAAGTACCGCACCCACAAAGGAAAGAAATGCAAGGAGAATGCCGAGTAAACTGCTTCCTTCTTTCAGTTTCTTCCCGAACATAATGAGCAAAAGAAATGAGGCAAGCGGGAAAAGCGGTATGAGCCATGCGTAATTGATCATTGTTTCCTTCCCCCTTTTCGGTCACAATGTTAATGCTTTAGTGAATCCATTTCATCTACATTCACCGTTGCACGGTTGCGATATAGCGCAATTAAAATCGCAAGTCCCACCGCCGCTTCCGCCGCCGCAACAGACATCGTAAACAGTGAAAAGATTTGTCCCGTCAAGTTTGGAAAAAAGCCTAATTTACTAAAAGCAATTAAATTTAAATTCGCTGCGTTTAACATTAGTTCAATACACACTAATACAATGACCGTATTACGCTTTGTTAAAGCCCCGAATAAACCGATGCAAAACAGGATAATCGCAAGGGTTAAGTACGCGGAAGCTGGGACGCTACTCATGGGAATCTTCCTCCTTCTCATCCTTCTTCGCAAGTACAATTGCTCCAATAAGTGCAACAAGTAAAATAACCGATGTTAATTCAAATGGGATAATATATTTTGAATACAGCAATGTTCCAATTTGAAGTGTATTTTCCTCATGAAGCGCTAACCCACCCTGCGTACTGCGGTCTGTAAACTCGATATTATTAACAGCAAAGTACATCACTGCACCAAATGCTACAACTGCAAGAAATACGACCAATTTGCGGAGACTAAAGCTCGCTTCACTTTCGGCGTTATGCTTCGTTAGCATAATGCCGAAAATCATAATAATCGTAACTGCCCCGGAATAAATCAAAATTTGCGCAACCCCTACAAACTCTGCCGATAACAAAAAGTACAATCCTGCAATACTAAGAAACGTAAACACAAGGGCGAGCATCATATGCATCACTTTCGTTAAGTTCAACATAAGAATACCGCCTATAATCGCCGTTAAGGACAATGCTAAAAACGCTACCAACTCACCGCTCATGCTTTATTCTCCCTTCTGACGTTCTCATCATTTTCATCGAGCCACTGTAAATTTTTAAACAAATCATCTCGTGTATACTCAGCAAGCTCGAAGTTATTTGTCATGACGATCGCTTCTGTTGGACAAACCTCGGTGCATAAATCGCAAAGAATACAAATTTCAAAGTTAATATCATACGTATCGATGATTTTCCCTTTTTTCGTAGGGCCTGGATGCTTCTTCCCGGTTAATTGAATGCAGTCAGTTGGGCAAATATTTGCACATTGATTACAAACGATACATTTTTCCGGATAAAATTTTTGAATACCGCGGAAGCGATCCGGTAATGGCAATGGCTGATTCGGGTAATCGTACGTTACCTTTTTCTTGCTTAAGTTACTAAGCGTATACTTTAGACCTTTAAATAATCCCTTCATGTCTTACTGGCACCCCCTCTTAGATTAGAAGAACAACTCCTTAATCAATGCCGTTAAGAAAATGTTTGCAAGCGCGATTGGCAATAGTACCTTCCAGCCAAACTCCATCAATTGGTCGCCTCGCATACGCGGGAACGTCACGCGAAACCAAATTAATAGAAAAACAACGCTGCTGAACTTTAATGCAAACCAAACGGCACCGGGAATAAAGCCAAGGAACGGAATCGGCTGCCACCCTCCTAAAAACAACACCGTTATAAGCGAAGCCATTCCAAAGAAGTACACGTATTCAGAAAGCATAAAGAACGCCCAGCGGAAACCCGAGTATTCCGTATGGTAGCCAGAGACAAGCTCCGATTCTGCTTCCGGCAAATCAAACGGCGTCCGGTTTAACTCCGCTACAGCAGCAATTAAGAAAATGACAAACCCAACTGGCTGCGCAAAGATGTACCAAATCTTCTCTTGAGACTGTACAATTTCATTTAAGTTCAGACTACCCGCTAACAAAACGACACCAATTACGCTCATCACGAGCGGAATCTCGTAGGAAATCATCTGCGCCGCAGCACGCATTCCGCCTAATAACGAATATTTATTGTTTGATGCCCAGCCCCCGGTCACAACACCAATCGTTGTAATACCTGAAATGGCAATATAATAAAGAAGTCCCACTCCAATATCAGCAAACTGAAACTTATCCGTAAACGGAATCACTGCGAGCACCATAAAGGCTGGGGCAAATGCGATGACAGGTGCTAATATAAACAGCGGCTTATCCGCAGCCTTCGGAATGCTATCCTCTTTTAATAACAGCTTTAACACATCAGCTACGGTTTGCAGTAAACCGAATCGTCCACCAACCTGGTTCGGACCAATCCGGCCTTGCATAAATCCCATCACTTTCCGCTCTGCTAAAATCCCGTATGTAACAAAACCAAGAACAGCAAACAGGAGCAAAACTGCTAACCCAAAAAAGATAAGAAAATTCGTCCAACCTGCCGGTGACTCTAAGAGGTGCTGTATCATCACCCATCAACCTCCCCAAGTACAATATCAACGCCACCTAAAATCGTAATTAAGTTCGCGATATTTTCGCCTTTCAAAAGCTTCGGTAAAATCTGCAAGTTGTAAAAAGACGGTCTGCGGAATTTCAAACGATACGGCTCTTTCTTCCCTTCACTAGCAATATAGCAACCGATTTCTCCGCGTGGTGACTCAATGCGGACAAAGGCCTCGCCCTTTGGCACCTTAATAATTTTCGGCACCTTTGCCATCGTCGGTCCGTCTGCCGGAAACTGCTGGGCAGCTTGTTCGATAATTTTCAGGGATTCCTCAATTTCCTCCATGCGGCAAACGTAACGGTCCCAAGCATCTCCTTCTTTACCTACCGGAATATCAAAATCAAAACGATCATAAATGGAATACGGTTCATCCTTACGAAGATCCCACTTTACACCCGTGCAGCGTAAATTCGCTCCGCTCAGCGAATAAGAAAGGGCGTCTTCCGCACTATACGTTCCCACACCTTTCACACGATGTAAGAAGATTTCATTCCCGCTCACAAGATCGTGATAGCCTTGCAGTTGCTCTCTCATATAAGGGACAAACTCACGGACCTTTTCAATCCAGCCGTCCGGTGCATCCCATTTCACGCCGCCCACCCGCATATAGTTGAACGTAAGCCGCGCGCCGCACAATTCATTTAGCAAGTTAATAATCATCTCCCGCTCCCGGAATGCATATAGAAACGGGCTAACGGCCCCGATATCAAGCAAGTTTGTTCCCCACCAAACAAGATGACTTGCAACGCGGCCAAGTTCCATCGCTAGAACCCGCAAATATTCCGCACGCTCTGGAATCTCCAGACCCATCATCGTCTCGACTGCGTGACAGATGACATAGTTATTAGTCATCGCCGATAAATAGTCCATTCGATCTGTATACGGGATAATTTGCGTATACTGCAAACTCTCTGCAATCTTCTCCGTTCCCCGGTGTAAATAACCAATGACAGGTGTAGCTTCCTTAATGATTTCTCCATCGATTTTAATAATAAGTCGAAATACACCGTGCGTACTCGGATGCTGCGGTCCTACGTTTAACAACATTTCTTCTGTACGAATCATATTTGCTACACCTCCACATCCAATGGCTCGTAATCTTTCCGAAGCGGATAACCAACCCAATCTTCTGGCATTAAAATACGCGTTAAATCTGGATGTCCTTCAAATACAACACCAAGCAAATCGTACGCTTCACGCTCCGGCCAATTGGCTCCGTTCCATAGCGATGCAATCGACGGTACTTTCGGCGTTTCACGATCCAACTTCACCTTCACTGCTACAGACTGCTTCTTTACATATGAAAACAAATGAACATACACTTCCATATGTGTTACAAAATCCGTCGCATGAAGCTCCGACATATAGTCAAAAGCCAGTCCTTCATGATTTCGCAATAATTCCATTACCTCATAATAATGCTCCAGCTTGATAACAAGCGTTGGTACATCCTTTGAAAGGTTATTAATATAGTAATCTGCTAGCGAATGTTCGCCCATTTTCTCCTTTACAATCTTCAAGTACGTATCTAAATAGGGCTGGTTCTGTGACGGCTCTTCTACTTTTGGTTCTTCCTCCTTCTTTACCCCGGCCCCTCTTGCCTTTGCTGCAGCTGCAGCTTTCGCTTTGGCCGCTGCGATTGCCTTGGCCTTTTCTTCATCCGATGCTGCTCCGCCTTCTGTTCCCTTCTGCTTCGCTAGCGCTGCTGCTTTTGCTTTCGCTGCTGCCACGGCTTTCGCTTTCGCTTTTTCCTTTTCTTCATCCGATACTGCTCCGCCTTCTGTCGCCTTTTGCCTCGCTAACGCTGCTGCCTTTGCTTTGGCTGCTGCCGCGGCTTTCGCTTTTGCCTTTTCTTCATCTGATACTGCTCCGCCTTCTGCCGCCTTCTGCTTCGCTAACGCTGCTGCTTTCTCTTTGGCTGCTGCCGCGGCTTTCGCTTTTGCCTTTGCTTTGTCTTCATCCGATACCGCTCCGCCTTCTGTCCCCTTCTGCTTCGCTAACGCTGCTGCTTTTGCTTTGGCTGCTGCCGCGGCTTTCGCTTTCGCTTTTGCCTTTTCTTCATCCGATACTGCTCCGCCTTCTGTCGCCTTTTGCCTCGCTAACGCTGCTGCCTTTGCTTTGGCTGCTGCCGCGGCTTTCGCTTTTGCTTTTGCCTTTTCTTCATCCGATACTGCTCCGCCTTCTGTCCCCTTCTGCTTCGCTAGCGCTGCTGCTTTTGCTTTGGCTGCCGCCGCGGCTTTTGCCTTTGCTTTTTCTTCATCAGAAGCTGCGCCACGATTTATTTCCTTTTGTGCCGCTAGTTCTTTCG
This region includes:
- a CDS encoding YwmB family TATA-box binding protein; the encoded protein is MNVRKLQVILIVIVSIVVFLVGYKEIKPISDEEKMESMIAALEKNGAQMERWSWLARETKTISNIHTFQNLLNEVKENANIQNWELEESHDGYKATSYKKFSSYEERIVVTWTKENTKENTFIIFEISGSKWDSEIVRKMDKIFSTKPTIYTCVQGVLDDKIEGVLQNKTNEVLKDLSARAIEEIEERAFVSVSAYNKKWNDALSTNREKINVQIAIRSIDNKDIIVVGTPIITSEY
- the murA gene encoding UDP-N-acetylglucosamine 1-carboxyvinyltransferase — its product is MEKIIVRGGKRLNGTVRVEGAKNAVLPIIAAALLASDGKNVLSEVPVLSDVYTINEVLRHLNAEVVFENNQVTIDASKDLNIEAPFEYVRKMRASVLVMGPLLARNGRARIALPGGCAIGSRPIDQHLKGFEAMGAKVKVGNGFVEAYVDGQLQGAKIYLDFPSVGATENIMSAAVLAKGTTVIENVAKEPEIVDLANFLNAMGAKVRGAGTGTIRIEGVEKLYGANHSIIPDRVEAGTFMVAAAITGGDILIENAVPEHLRSITAKMEEMGIKVIEEHEGVRVIGPDKLKAVDIKTMPHPGFPTDMQSQMMALLLKADGTSMITETVFENRFMHVEEFRRMNADIKIEGRSVIMNGPGNLQGAEVAATDLRAAAALILAGLVSDGYTRVTELKHLDRGYVNFHGKLAALGANIERVNEQVEEVTEQKVSDLRA
- a CDS encoding DUF1146 family protein, translated to MAHLLGQQALIAIVSHLLFITITWWALQGLHIERLMKAGKVLQTRILLILVTIAIGTSVSNFFLDYLGYSKSLTYLVK
- the nuoL gene encoding NADH-quinone oxidoreductase subunit L, encoding MINYAWLIPLFPLASFLLLIMFGKKLKEGSSLLGILLAFLSFVGAVLVLIERFSSGTVKQQWVWLQLSDVDISFGFEINALNALMLFIVTLVSLLVHVYSKGYMHDEERLPVFYAYLGLFTFAMLGLVISTNLLQLYVFWELVGLGSFLLIGFYFFKEEAKAAAKKAFIMTRIGDVGLFIGMILLFWQTGSFEYDAIFKAVQSGEIAPAMITLTAILIFVGAMGKSGQFPLHTWLPDAMEGPTPVSALIHAATMVAAGVYLVATMFPLFSASAVAMQTVAVIGAFTAIFAASIGLVQTDIKRVLAYSTVSQLGYMMLALGSAGYVAGVFHLTTHAFFKALLFLAAGSVIHAVHTQNIKEMGGLHKKMKVTGTLFLIGTLAISGVPLFSGFFSKDEILMAAWMHGNYGLFVLAIIAAFFTAFYMFRLYFLVFTGEAPEEQKNVHESPRVMTFPMIVLGVLAVLAGYINTPWFGTFLGDWLTKDVQFQVEKSHGPIWIMVVATLISLAGIFLAYLMYGKRSISKDWAGGKETMTYSILKEKYYIDEIYSTVVLPLVKGIAIVLRFFETYIVEGIARLIGGIVRGTSSGGSKLQNGKVQMYGTVTAVSLAALVVILLFTGGYWQ
- the nuoN gene encoding NADH-quinone oxidoreductase subunit NuoN; this encodes MNTLLSLSWHLMTPEFILFGAAILLSLFDLFLKPSFDRRYLAIGAIGAIILSLVALISLYSEPAGDILNGSFVLDGFSKGFKTLLLLGAILVLCMAMSDDKRWPIQDKGEYYYLFLTALLGALFMASSVDFITLFIGLELLSLSSYILVGIQKGNRAANEAAMKYVINGGISTAITLFGMSYLYGMTGSTNIMDMQRLFMQGVDGNIQLLLALAFLLLFVGLSFKIATVPFHMWAPDVYEGAGTPVTAFLGSISKIAGFIMIVRLFLMVFAGIPVNSSTQSLLGNMNIYIAVLAGITMIIGNTAALRQHNVKRLLAYSGVAHAGYLLVPFVALSPFMMDSMWFYMLAYLLMNIGAFAVIHGLILQSGKENLEIFSGLYKRSPFAAVMMTIFILSLAGIPGTAGFIGKVNIFLGAFFVEPAHYVLASVMMGTTVISFVYYFRILQQMFFRKGNTEEQVNLTFNLKVVISFCAIATLVLGILPAIGYNFFYEYFPLMKDFFFTGNVVQ
- the nuoH gene encoding NADH-quinone oxidoreductase subunit NuoH, whose translation is MIQHLLESPAGWTNFLIFFGLAVLLLFAVLGFVTYGILAERKVMGFMQGRIGPNQVGGRFGLLQTVADVLKLLLKEDSIPKAADKPLFILAPVIAFAPAFMVLAVIPFTDKFQFADIGVGLLYYIAISGITTIGVVTGGWASNNKYSLLGGMRAAAQMISYEIPLVMSVIGVVLLAGSLNLNEIVQSQEKIWYIFAQPVGFVIFLIAAVAELNRTPFDLPEAESELVSGYHTEYSGFRWAFFMLSEYVYFFGMASLITVLFLGGWQPIPFLGFIPGAVWFALKFSSVVFLLIWFRVTFPRMRGDQLMEFGWKVLLPIALANIFLTALIKELFF
- the nuoI gene encoding NADH-quinone oxidoreductase subunit NuoI, yielding MKGLFKGLKYTLSNLSKKKVTYDYPNQPLPLPDRFRGIQKFYPEKCIVCNQCANICPTDCIQLTGKKHPGPTKKGKIIDTYDINFEICILCDLCTEVCPTEAIVMTNNFELAEYTRDDLFKNLQWLDENDENVRRENKA
- a CDS encoding NADH-quinone oxidoreductase subunit J; the encoded protein is MSGELVAFLALSLTAIIGGILMLNLTKVMHMMLALVFTFLSIAGLYFLLSAEFVGVAQILIYSGAVTIIMIFGIMLTKHNAESEASFSLRKLVVFLAVVAFGAVMYFAVNNIEFTDRSTQGGLALHEENTLQIGTLLYSKYIIPFELTSVILLVALIGAIVLAKKDEKEEDSHE
- the nuoK gene encoding NADH-quinone oxidoreductase subunit NuoK, which produces MSSVPASAYLTLAIILFCIGLFGALTKRNTVIVLVCIELMLNAANLNLIAFSKLGFFPNLTGQIFSLFTMSVAAAEAAVGLAILIALYRNRATVNVDEMDSLKH
- a CDS encoding NADH-quinone oxidoreductase subunit M; its protein translation is MNAFLLSFFIFSPLLGILMLALTPSKEVRAARGFGLFGTLFPLGIAIVLASTYASGKSLTMFAEKVKWIQFGRFPDVDKEFFSIYYELGIEGFSLVMMFLTALLATLAAIKAFSIQKHIKEFYMLLLILEIGMLGVFAAENLLLFFVFFEITLPPMFLLIGKWGKLNSEKAAYSYLIYNGIGSAILLIAFSILFAKTGTTNITELKEILTGAETTSTGIISDSLQLGLFLALMIAFAIKLPVFPLHRWMVNVHVQAHPAAVMLHAGVLLKIGAYGIVRFGKGLFPEQFNDFAMVFAILGVVNLLYGAFLALVQTDFRKVLAYSSISHMGIVLMGLAALNVAGMKGALFQVVSHGLIAALLFFLLGMIEERFGTSNITKLGGLTKQVPVLSGFLLAGSMASLGLPGMSGFVSEFLAFLGLFQAKPIIAAIGALGIILTAVYVLRATLQVTFGKGNSEPKRDVHGWEYVPIVLLLACIIVIGVIPEMLGMPLQDTVKMLGGR